In Dyadobacter subterraneus, a single genomic region encodes these proteins:
- a CDS encoding phytoene desaturase family protein — MPNQTEKINKKEIAVIGSGFAGMAASAVLAANGTRVTVFEKNAKTGGRARSFESNGFVFDMGPSWYWMPDVYENYFNLFGKTTSDFYELKKLDPGFAVIFGESEVIDIPSDFNEICELFESIETGSGAKLKKFIEEGEFKYRVGMGEMVFKPGHSVSEFFSLKLFKDALQIQLFSSFSDHVRKYFKNPKLLSIIEFPVLFLGAMPKDTPALYSLMNFAGLKQGTFYPMGGFGKVADAFKTIAENQGVNFKTSHNVDWLEIKAGAISHLHANGNSHQVDAIIGSADYHHIENDLLPDYLQSYSESYWSARTFAPSCLLFYLGVNKKIDKLRHHNLFFDEDFEQHAIEIYKEKKWPTNPLFYVCCPSKTDDSVAPEGSENLFVLMPIAIGLPDSENIREEYYNALMKRLEKFAGEDITSHVVYKRSYSVSNFINDYNAYKGNAYGLANTLMQTAIFKPKMKSKKVKNLYYAGQLTVPGPGVPPSIISGRIAAQELLKFLKK; from the coding sequence ATGCCTAATCAGACTGAAAAAATAAATAAAAAGGAAATTGCCGTTATTGGGTCCGGTTTTGCCGGAATGGCTGCCTCAGCTGTGCTGGCTGCAAATGGAACCCGGGTGACAGTCTTTGAAAAAAATGCGAAAACCGGTGGAAGGGCCAGATCTTTTGAAAGCAATGGTTTTGTATTTGATATGGGCCCAAGCTGGTATTGGATGCCGGATGTTTATGAAAACTATTTCAATTTGTTTGGCAAGACAACTTCCGATTTTTATGAACTAAAAAAACTGGATCCAGGATTTGCCGTGATTTTTGGTGAAAGTGAGGTCATTGATATTCCGTCAGATTTTAATGAAATATGTGAATTATTTGAAAGTATTGAAACCGGAAGCGGGGCCAAACTGAAAAAATTTATTGAAGAAGGTGAGTTTAAATACCGGGTTGGAATGGGTGAAATGGTTTTCAAACCAGGCCATTCGGTTTCTGAGTTTTTTAGTCTGAAATTGTTCAAAGACGCGCTGCAAATCCAGCTTTTTTCCTCTTTCAGCGATCACGTCCGAAAATATTTCAAGAATCCGAAGTTACTCTCAATCATAGAATTCCCTGTGCTCTTTCTTGGTGCAATGCCAAAAGATACGCCGGCCTTGTATAGCCTGATGAATTTTGCCGGACTAAAACAAGGTACATTTTATCCTATGGGCGGTTTTGGAAAAGTAGCTGATGCTTTTAAAACAATTGCTGAAAATCAGGGGGTCAATTTCAAAACCTCCCATAATGTTGATTGGCTGGAAATTAAAGCAGGTGCAATCAGTCATTTGCACGCCAACGGTAACAGTCATCAGGTAGATGCCATTATTGGCAGCGCAGATTACCACCATATTGAAAATGACCTGCTTCCCGACTATTTACAGTCATATAGCGAATCCTATTGGTCTGCCAGAACTTTCGCGCCATCATGCCTGCTGTTTTACCTCGGTGTAAATAAAAAAATAGACAAACTCAGACATCATAATTTGTTTTTTGATGAAGATTTTGAACAGCATGCAATTGAAATTTATAAAGAAAAAAAGTGGCCGACAAATCCTCTTTTCTACGTTTGCTGTCCTTCAAAAACGGATGATTCTGTGGCACCGGAAGGAAGCGAAAATCTCTTTGTACTAATGCCGATTGCCATCGGACTTCCTGATTCTGAGAACATTCGTGAAGAATATTACAATGCGCTGATGAAACGGCTTGAAAAGTTTGCTGGCGAAGATATTACCAGCCATGTCGTTTATAAGAGAAGTTATTCCGTTTCGAATTTCATCAATGATTATAACGCTTATAAGGGCAATGCTTATGGGCTGGCTAACACTTTAATGCAAACAGCAATCTTCAAACCAAAAATGAAAAGTAAAAAAGTGAAAAACCTGTACTACGCGGGACAGCTGACAGTACCGGGACCGGGTGTTCCTCCTTCCATTATTTCAGGTCGAATTGCCGCACAAGAACTTTTGAAATTCCTAAAGAAATAA
- a CDS encoding MerR family transcriptional regulator: MALYSIKDLERISNQKAHTIRIWEQRYGLLEPERTETNIRFYDDIQLKKLLNVCTLMSKGMKISHISKLSKLEMAIEIDKIITESFQNEKHVEVIINQALISLSTYDQPLFDELFSNAVTRFGMAKTYTKIIYPLLVRTGLMWVKDDLLPAQEHFLSNLIKQKLFSAIDALPLPRNADQSWILFLNESEDHEIGLLFANYLIRQHGKKVIYLGQRVPYDNLTNVVKHCNPTHIYSFFVRNQYENDLAELITKLSADFGSSMICISGGDQNIQKIAEENNIMQIKTIDSLIEILTSAHA, from the coding sequence ATGGCTTTATACTCTATTAAAGATCTTGAAAGGATCAGCAACCAGAAGGCCCATACCATCCGTATTTGGGAGCAACGCTATGGTTTGCTGGAACCTGAAAGAACGGAAACCAACATCAGGTTTTACGACGACATTCAGCTCAAAAAGCTGCTGAATGTTTGCACCCTGATGAGTAAGGGTATGAAAATTTCGCATATTAGTAAGCTCAGTAAGCTGGAAATGGCTATTGAAATTGACAAGATCATTACAGAATCCTTTCAAAATGAAAAACATGTTGAAGTTATTATCAACCAGGCGTTAATTTCTCTTTCTACTTACGACCAGCCTCTTTTTGATGAGCTTTTTTCAAACGCTGTTACGCGTTTTGGGATGGCTAAAACTTATACAAAAATTATTTACCCGCTTCTGGTACGGACTGGATTAATGTGGGTAAAGGACGACCTGCTTCCGGCTCAGGAACACTTTTTATCTAACCTTATTAAACAAAAACTTTTTAGCGCCATTGATGCACTTCCGCTGCCGAGAAATGCAGACCAGAGCTGGATTCTTTTTCTAAATGAGTCTGAGGATCATGAAATTGGACTTCTTTTCGCAAATTATCTTATCCGTCAGCATGGAAAAAAAGTGATTTATCTGGGACAGCGTGTTCCTTATGATAACTTGACCAACGTGGTGAAACATTGTAATCCGACGCATATTTATTCATTTTTCGTGCGGAATCAGTATGAAAACGATCTGGCTGAACTGATCACAAAATTATCAGCCGACTTTGGATCCAGTATGATCTGCATTTCCGGAGGTGATCAAAATATTCAAAAGATTGCCGAAGAAAATAACATCATGCAGATCAAAACGATTGATAGTCTCATCGAAATTTTAACATCAGCCCATGCCTAA
- a CDS encoding XRE family transcriptional regulator, with amino-acid sequence METQQIFWSGNIKHLRLRKKMSQEVLAEKLGISRVKLNAHESGRTVNPTVEDLVNTSSYFKMSIDCLLKMDLSKLSEQKLKDLEEGSQAYMSGSKIRVLAITVDKDEKENVEYVPVKAKAGYRSGYSDPEFLAGLPRFNLPNLPKNGTFRMFPTIGDSMLPVPEGSDIITRYVQDWRLLKNETPCIVILKGEQDFVFKQVTINDDGTMLLQSFNKQYFAYTVPVSEVLELWEYYSFHSKQLPEPQTDMQQLLKMLQEVQFEIKELKK; translated from the coding sequence ATGGAAACGCAACAAATATTTTGGTCAGGAAACATTAAGCATTTACGGCTAAGGAAAAAGATGAGCCAGGAGGTACTAGCCGAAAAGCTGGGAATTTCGCGTGTAAAGCTTAATGCGCATGAAAGCGGAAGAACCGTCAACCCGACGGTAGAAGATCTGGTGAATACTTCCAGTTATTTCAAGATGAGTATTGACTGTCTTTTAAAGATGGATCTGTCAAAACTCAGTGAGCAAAAACTCAAAGATCTGGAAGAGGGGAGTCAGGCATACATGTCGGGAAGTAAGATCCGGGTCCTGGCTATTACGGTGGATAAAGATGAGAAAGAAAATGTGGAATATGTTCCTGTAAAGGCGAAAGCCGGCTATCGTTCGGGATACAGCGATCCTGAATTTCTAGCTGGATTACCAAGGTTTAATCTTCCGAATCTGCCTAAAAATGGCACTTTCCGTATGTTTCCTACAATAGGGGATTCTATGCTTCCGGTTCCTGAAGGCAGTGATATTATTACAAGATATGTTCAGGATTGGCGATTGCTTAAAAATGAAACTCCGTGTATCGTGATTTTGAAAGGGGAGCAGGATTTTGTTTTTAAACAGGTTACTATAAATGACGACGGAACGATGCTTTTGCAGTCGTTCAACAAACAATATTTTGCTTATACGGTTCCGGTATCCGAGGTTTTGGAGTTATGGGAGTATTACAGTTTCCATAGCAAGCAACTGCCAGAACCGCAAACAGATATGCAGCAATTGCTTAAAATGTTACAGGAAGTTCAGTTTGAAATTAAAGAACTGAAAAAGTAA
- a CDS encoding SDR family oxidoreductase yields MKILLTGATGYIGKRLLPVLLENGHEVICCVRDKGRFTPPENSENQVTVIEVDFLNPGTLKEIPENVDGAYYLIHSMSSDSKDFAKLEDQSAENFRNRMNQTEVKHIVYLSGIINDHNLSKHLASRKKVEDILAAGKYHFTTLRAGIIIGSGSASFEIIRDLIEKLPVMITPKWLQTKSQPIAIRDVITMLEKVLFNKDTFGKSFDIGGPDILTYKQMLLAFAAIRNLKRFIITLPVLTPKLSSYWLYFVTSTTFSLAKKLVDSMTVEVVCRDNRLSELLHLKPMSYKEAIEAAFTKIEQNAIISSWKDSLISGRINTRLSQYVQVPVDGCFKDIKKFPIHDVQTVQSRIWKIGGQTGWYYATWLWQLRGYFDKLAGGVGMRRGRTSAIDIHSGDTLDFWRVLLADKKQGRLLLFAEMKLPGEAWLEFSINGQELTQTATFRPKGLYGRLYWYFSMPFHFFIFKGMITAITK; encoded by the coding sequence ATGAAAATCCTGCTTACCGGTGCCACAGGGTATATAGGCAAACGATTATTGCCGGTATTACTTGAAAACGGGCATGAAGTTATTTGCTGTGTACGGGATAAGGGGAGATTTACTCCGCCAGAAAATTCTGAAAATCAGGTTACTGTCATTGAAGTGGATTTTCTGAATCCGGGCACGCTTAAAGAAATACCTGAAAATGTTGACGGAGCCTATTATCTGATCCATTCGATGTCCTCAGATTCCAAAGATTTTGCTAAACTGGAAGATCAGTCGGCAGAAAATTTCCGAAACCGAATGAATCAGACGGAGGTCAAACATATCGTATATCTGAGTGGAATCATTAACGACCATAATTTATCCAAACACCTTGCATCCAGAAAAAAAGTCGAAGATATTCTGGCTGCGGGGAAATACCATTTTACAACTTTAAGAGCGGGAATAATTATCGGCTCCGGAAGTGCTTCTTTCGAAATTATTCGAGATCTGATTGAAAAACTGCCGGTTATGATCACACCAAAATGGCTGCAAACGAAATCCCAGCCGATTGCAATCAGAGATGTGATAACGATGCTTGAAAAGGTACTTTTTAATAAGGATACTTTTGGTAAAAGTTTTGATATCGGCGGGCCAGATATTCTTACTTACAAACAAATGCTTTTAGCGTTTGCAGCAATCCGGAATTTAAAGCGTTTCATCATTACATTACCAGTGCTTACGCCGAAACTATCTTCTTATTGGCTTTATTTTGTTACTTCTACTACATTTTCCCTGGCAAAAAAACTTGTTGACAGTATGACGGTTGAAGTGGTTTGTCGTGATAACAGACTTTCAGAATTACTTCATCTTAAACCTATGAGTTATAAGGAAGCTATCGAAGCGGCCTTTACCAAAATTGAACAAAATGCAATCATATCCAGCTGGAAAGATTCTCTGATCAGCGGAAGAATTAATACCAGACTTTCGCAATATGTTCAAGTTCCTGTTGATGGTTGTTTTAAGGATATTAAGAAATTTCCGATCCATGATGTCCAAACTGTACAATCCAGGATCTGGAAAATCGGAGGACAAACGGGCTGGTATTATGCCACCTGGCTTTGGCAGCTGCGCGGCTATTTTGATAAGCTGGCCGGGGGCGTTGGTATGCGAAGAGGAAGGACTTCGGCGATCGACATTCACTCGGGAGATACACTTGATTTCTGGCGCGTTTTGCTGGCTGACAAAAAACAGGGACGATTATTATTGTTTGCAGAAATGAAACTTCCCGGAGAAGCCTGGCTGGAGTTCAGTATCAACGGGCAGGAATTAACACAAACCGCCACTTTTCGGCCAAAAGGTTTGTACGGAAGACTTTACTGGTATTTTTCCATGCCCTTTCACTTTTTTATATTTAAAGGCATGATCACGGCGATTACAAAATAA
- a CDS encoding NADP-dependent glyceraldehyde-3-phosphate dehydrogenase, with translation MDFKTALENIFVEAKDVPAEFSLPSEIYQREYLSNGEMKQWNGQVHEVYSPICIKTENGLERKLIGSYPVCTEDEAQASLEAAVQAYDNGRGEWPIMSVEERIHHVEKFTGKMIEQKDIIVKLIMWEIGKSFADSTKEFDRTVEYIYATIDSLKHLDRDSSGFEIVDGIAAQIRRSPLGVVLCMGPFNYPLNETFTTLIPALIMGNTILFKPPKFGTLLHYPLQEAFRDCFPKGVVNVIYGRGNAIVPGLMQSGKINVLTLIGSSKVANELKKQHPKVNRLRAVLGLDAKNAAIVTAHADIPLAVKETITGSLSFNGQRCTALKIVLVHRSIADEFIKQFNAAVGQLKFGMPWEKGVSLTPLPEPNKIDYLNECIADAEKFGAKIMNENGGTSLASFFYPAVVYPVNDQMKLYHEEQFGPIIPIVPFDDLEETIDFLIASTHGQQVSIFSNNAQEVSWLIDPLVNLVSRVNINTQSQRGPDAFPFTGRKDSAEGTLSIPDAIRSFSIRSLVAFKMNDSNNQLINEIVRENSSNFLSTKFIF, from the coding sequence ATGGATTTCAAAACCGCATTAGAAAACATCTTTGTTGAGGCAAAGGATGTTCCTGCTGAATTTTCCCTGCCATCGGAAATTTACCAGCGGGAATACCTTAGTAATGGAGAAATGAAACAGTGGAACGGGCAAGTTCATGAAGTATATTCGCCAATCTGTATTAAAACGGAAAACGGGCTTGAAAGAAAACTAATCGGCAGCTATCCGGTTTGTACAGAAGATGAAGCGCAGGCTTCACTGGAAGCCGCCGTTCAGGCATACGACAATGGCCGCGGCGAATGGCCCATCATGAGTGTTGAAGAACGAATTCACCACGTCGAGAAATTCACTGGTAAAATGATTGAGCAAAAGGATATTATCGTAAAGCTCATCATGTGGGAAATTGGAAAATCGTTTGCCGATTCTACCAAAGAATTCGACCGTACGGTTGAATATATTTATGCAACCATTGATTCTTTGAAACATCTGGACAGGGATTCGTCCGGGTTTGAAATTGTAGATGGTATTGCAGCACAGATACGCAGGTCACCTTTGGGTGTGGTTTTATGCATGGGACCATTTAATTATCCTTTGAACGAAACTTTCACAACGCTTATTCCGGCGTTGATTATGGGAAATACAATTTTGTTTAAACCACCGAAATTTGGCACATTGCTGCATTATCCTTTGCAGGAAGCTTTCAGGGATTGTTTTCCAAAAGGCGTGGTCAACGTAATTTACGGCCGTGGAAATGCGATTGTTCCAGGTTTGATGCAATCAGGAAAAATCAATGTGCTGACCTTGATCGGTTCCAGTAAAGTTGCGAATGAACTGAAAAAACAACATCCAAAAGTGAACCGTTTGCGGGCAGTTTTGGGTCTTGATGCCAAAAACGCTGCTATTGTAACAGCTCATGCCGATATTCCTTTGGCCGTTAAAGAAACAATTACAGGTTCTCTTTCATTTAATGGTCAGCGCTGCACCGCTTTGAAAATCGTATTGGTACACAGAAGTATAGCGGATGAATTTATCAAACAATTTAACGCCGCTGTGGGCCAGCTTAAATTTGGTATGCCCTGGGAAAAAGGCGTATCTCTCACGCCATTGCCAGAACCTAATAAAATTGATTATCTGAACGAATGTATTGCGGATGCGGAAAAGTTCGGGGCTAAAATCATGAATGAAAACGGAGGTACATCACTGGCTTCCTTTTTCTATCCAGCTGTTGTTTACCCGGTAAACGATCAGATGAAATTATATCATGAAGAGCAATTCGGTCCCATTATCCCGATTGTTCCTTTTGATGATCTGGAAGAAACGATTGATTTTCTGATTGCATCCACTCACGGACAGCAGGTTAGTATTTTCAGCAATAACGCTCAGGAAGTTTCCTGGCTGATAGATCCCCTTGTAAATCTGGTAAGCCGGGTTAATATTAACACCCAGTCACAACGAGGCCCGGATGCTTTTCCATTTACCGGACGCAAAGACAGCGCAGAAGGAACACTATCCATTCCTGACGCAATACGCTCTTTTTCAATACGTTCGCTTGTTGCTTTTAAAATGAATGACAGCAACAATCAGCTGATTAATGAAATTGTCAGAGAAAACAGTTCTAATTTTTTAAGTACCAAGTTCATTTTCTAA
- a CDS encoding chemotaxis protein CheB, which produces MEENDVKNKFKAIVIGGSAGSLTVLFEVFPALNPVLNVAIILVLHRKYSGDSSLSDLLSTKTSLPTKEIDDKDPILPGHVYLAPADYHLLIEKKNIFSLDVSEKVNFSRPSLDVTFESAADTFGPSLVAILLSGSNDDGTAGLKAVKNAGGLIIAQKPESAQMAYMPQNAINNLEIDLVLDSKEISDFINNLNQ; this is translated from the coding sequence ATGGAAGAAAACGATGTAAAAAATAAATTTAAAGCCATTGTTATCGGCGGTTCGGCCGGCAGCCTTACTGTTTTGTTTGAAGTTTTCCCGGCCTTGAATCCTGTTTTGAATGTTGCTATAATTCTGGTGCTGCACCGTAAGTATTCCGGCGACTCGTCCCTATCCGATCTACTTTCTACCAAAACATCATTGCCTACCAAAGAAATCGATGACAAAGATCCCATTCTTCCAGGCCATGTTTATCTCGCTCCCGCAGATTATCATTTACTGATAGAGAAAAAAAATATTTTTTCTCTTGATGTATCCGAGAAAGTGAATTTCAGCCGGCCAAGTCTGGATGTTACTTTCGAGTCTGCCGCAGATACTTTTGGGCCTTCCCTTGTGGCAATCCTTTTATCAGGTTCAAATGACGATGGAACGGCAGGTCTGAAAGCTGTTAAAAATGCCGGTGGACTTATTATTGCACAAAAACCGGAATCCGCGCAAATGGCTTATATGCCTCAAAATGCAATTAACAATCTTGAAATAGACCTTGTACTGGATTCAAAAGAGATCAGTGACTTTATTAATAATTTAAATCAATAA
- a CDS encoding CheR family methyltransferase, whose translation MIEDEDIDLLLNDVFEIYGYDFANYSRASLKRRIIRLFALDKFPSFAELRYRVRTEEDYLKRFIEEITVNVTEMFRDPSFYKVLRNEILPNLGTKPFIRIWHAGCSTGEEVFSMAILLQEANLLKKSLLYATDLNPSVLEKVRKGIFPLNQMKQYSESYIASGGTKDFSTYYTANYGQAKLNEDLSEKIIISTHNLVSDSSFNEFDLILCRNVLIYFDKDLQERALKLFDESLGPLGYLALGSKETLKFSTIQSRYKQLDKEKIWKKTM comes from the coding sequence ATGATCGAGGACGAAGACATAGATCTTCTTTTGAATGACGTATTTGAAATTTACGGATATGATTTTGCCAATTATTCGAGGGCATCATTAAAAAGACGTATTATAAGATTATTCGCGCTGGACAAGTTTCCAAGTTTTGCAGAACTGCGTTATCGTGTGCGAACGGAAGAAGATTATTTAAAGAGATTCATTGAAGAAATTACGGTGAACGTAACCGAAATGTTTAGGGATCCGTCATTTTATAAAGTGTTAAGAAATGAAATTCTGCCAAATTTAGGTACCAAACCGTTCATAAGAATCTGGCACGCAGGGTGTTCAACAGGTGAAGAAGTTTTTTCGATGGCGATATTGTTACAGGAAGCCAATTTGTTAAAAAAGTCGCTGTTATATGCCACCGATCTGAATCCCAGTGTTTTAGAAAAAGTCAGAAAGGGAATTTTCCCTCTAAACCAGATGAAACAATATTCCGAAAGTTATATAGCCTCGGGAGGAACAAAAGATTTTTCTACTTATTACACCGCAAATTACGGGCAGGCAAAATTGAACGAAGATTTATCGGAAAAAATTATTATTTCGACACACAACCTTGTTTCTGACAGTTCTTTTAATGAATTTGACCTTATTCTATGTCGTAATGTTCTTATCTATTTTGACAAGGATTTACAGGAAAGAGCTTTGAAATTATTTGATGAAAGTCTGGGACCGCTGGGATATCTTGCTTTGGGATCAAAAGAAACTTTGAAATTTTCGACCATACAATCAAGATACAAGCAATTGGATAAGGAAAAAATATGGAAGAAAACGATGTAA
- a CDS encoding response regulator, which yields MHKKRVLIIDDDARNIFALSATLRSKSFESISCTGAREALELLKTDEVVDAILIDMMMPDMDGYEAIPLIKNIESRRQTPVFAVTAQAMVGDREKCLLAGADDYISKPINVDHLLQLLRSI from the coding sequence ATGCACAAAAAAAGGGTATTGATCATTGACGATGATGCCAGAAATATTTTTGCACTCTCCGCTACTTTACGTTCAAAATCATTTGAAAGTATTTCATGTACTGGTGCACGTGAAGCGTTGGAATTGTTGAAAACGGACGAGGTGGTGGACGCTATCCTCATCGATATGATGATGCCGGATATGGATGGCTATGAAGCTATTCCGCTAATCAAAAATATTGAATCGAGACGGCAAACACCCGTTTTTGCCGTTACTGCCCAGGCTATGGTCGGCGATAGGGAAAAATGTCTGCTGGCAGGTGCAGACGACTATATTTCCAAGCCTATCAATGTTGACCATTTATTGCAACTGTTAAGAAGTATTTAA